From Jiangella mangrovi:
GCAGCACATAGAAGAGGGCCGCACCGCGCGCAAGCGGCGCGCCATCATCGAGGCGGCGGCCGAGGTGTTCCTGCAGCACGGCTACCTCGGGGCCAGCATGGACCAGGTGGCCGCCAAGGCCGCGGTGTCGAAGCAGACGGTCTACAAGCAGTTCGCCGACAAGGAGCATCTCTTCGCCGAGATCATCGTCGGCCGGACGACGATGCTGGGCGACCAGCTCGCCCGGGTCTACGCGACGCTGGACGACGCCACCGACCCGCTGCCGGCCCTGCGCGACGTCGGCCGCCAGCTGCTGCAGAGCCTCAGCGTGCCCGACGTGCTCCAGCTGCGCCGCCTGGTCATCGCCGAGGCGGACCGGTTCCCCGACGTGTCGGGCACCTGGTGGGAGCGTGCCTTCCATCCCTCCCTGGTGGTGCTGGGCGAGGCGCTCGAGCGCATGGCCGGCCGCGGGCTGCTGCGCGAGCTGCCGGACCCGACGCTGGCCGCCTACCATCTGGCCGGCCTCGTCATGTACAAGCCGATGAACCGGATGATGTTCGCCGGGTCCGCCGCGGTGACACCCCCGGAAGAGCTGGAGCAGCTCGCCGACAGCGCCGCCGACGTCTTCCTGGCCGCCTACGGCCGGTAGGGCCGCACGAACGAAAGACGGAGGTGCCCCGGCCCGGGCTGCGGTCCCGGGCCGGCGCACCTCCGCCGGATCATGCGCGCGCCGTCACTCCACCCGGAGCTCGGACTGCGCCTTGGACGCCGCGACGATCACGTTCTGCCGCTCGCGGCGGGTGAACAGGCCGGCCGCCTGGAAGTCCGACGCGACCGCCTCGACGCGGGCGACGAACTCGCCGTGGCCCTTGAACGGCGCGGCCGCCCAGACCTTGTCCAGGAAGCTGTCGCCGTCGTCGTCCCGGGCCTCGTTCGAGACGCCGGAGTCGATCGCGCCGAACACGACCTTCGGCTCCACCCGCTTGTAGTACACGTGGTGCGCCTCGTTGATGCCGATGTACAGCGGCCGCAGCGTGTGGCCGTGCGTGCTGAAGAAGTTCGGCTCCTCCAGGTGCGCGACGGCGGCGGTGAGGTCGCCGTCGAGCTTGAGCTGCGGGTAGAAGGTGAAGTTGCGCCAGGTCCGCTGGGTGTTGAGTGCCGGCAGCACCACCGGGCCGTGGAAGATGCTCTCGACCTGCGGGTCGTCCAGCGCGCGCTCGGTGCGCAGGCTGAACGGCATCGCGATGTCGATGCGGTCGCCCGGCGACCAGGTGCGGTCCAGGTCGAAGTACGAGCCCGGCTCCGGCGTGCCGGCCACGGCGGCGCCGTTGACCTTGATGGTGAAGCCGCGCGTCGCCCAGAACGGCACCCGCAGCCGCACCTTCAGCGCGCCGCTCCCGCTGACGGTGATCGACGTCGACTCCTGCCGCGGGAAGTCGGTCACCTGGGTGACGGTGAACCCCTTCTCCGCCCAGGTCAGGGTGGAGGCGATGTACAGGTTCACGTACAGCGTCGACCCGTCCGCCGACTGCGCGTAGATGGTCTCCTGGTACTTGGTGTGG
This genomic window contains:
- a CDS encoding TetR/AcrR family transcriptional regulator is translated as MQHIEEGRTARKRRAIIEAAAEVFLQHGYLGASMDQVAAKAAVSKQTVYKQFADKEHLFAEIIVGRTTMLGDQLARVYATLDDATDPLPALRDVGRQLLQSLSVPDVLQLRRLVIAEADRFPDVSGTWWERAFHPSLVVLGEALERMAGRGLLRELPDPTLAAYHLAGLVMYKPMNRMMFAGSAAVTPPEELEQLADSAADVFLAAYGR